The Acetomicrobium flavidum genome window below encodes:
- the cobT gene encoding nicotinate mononucleotide-dependent phosphoribosyltransferase CobT, whose protein sequence is MFLLCIANTDLSKIPNLSAAGANPEAIKYTVPCDAEFLFWGKCLSTSALPVDPEGHPTPAIFSRAAREEANFPVMVLRAGSFLPPKCPYVEMGSKPGSNPLENPAVDEVEKIYSWAKELGNVLASTNPLLVIGESIPGGTTSAFLVLKALGYDGMVSSASPHNPSNLKLEVWEKCCSKYGIKEGGFRGRGLEAVALLGDPMQAAVSGLAMGSYAKSRLILAGGTQMLAIAAVLRNEGYDGMIELATTKYVASDSSANFAKLAEELGVKAHVVSMDLSQSPFRGLSDYEKGYVKEGVGAGGALWYANYLGVPLERVLRRAEQIYGDLMEGMTS, encoded by the coding sequence ATGTTCTTATTGTGCATCGCCAATACCGATCTGAGCAAGATACCTAACCTTTCTGCAGCGGGAGCAAACCCAGAGGCCATAAAGTACACGGTACCCTGTGATGCCGAATTCCTGTTTTGGGGAAAATGCCTTTCCACCTCGGCACTGCCCGTGGACCCCGAAGGTCATCCGACACCTGCCATTTTTTCCAGGGCAGCCCGCGAAGAGGCAAATTTTCCGGTCATGGTGTTAAGGGCCGGAAGTTTCCTGCCACCCAAATGTCCCTACGTCGAGATGGGTTCAAAACCAGGGTCAAACCCGCTGGAAAATCCCGCAGTGGATGAAGTGGAAAAGATATACTCATGGGCCAAGGAGCTGGGCAATGTTTTGGCCTCCACTAACCCACTGCTCGTGATAGGAGAGTCCATTCCCGGTGGCACAACTTCCGCTTTCCTGGTCTTAAAGGCCCTTGGTTACGACGGGATGGTGTCCTCCGCAAGTCCCCATAATCCCTCAAACTTGAAGCTCGAGGTTTGGGAAAAATGCTGTAGCAAATATGGGATAAAAGAGGGCGGTTTTAGGGGAAGAGGCCTAGAGGCTGTGGCGCTTTTAGGCGACCCGATGCAGGCAGCAGTCTCGGGGCTGGCAATGGGCTCATATGCCAAATCAAGGTTGATACTTGCGGGCGGAACGCAGATGCTTGCCATTGCTGCCGTATTGAGAAATGAGGGATACGATGGCATGATAGAGCTTGCCACCACGAAATATGTGGCCTCTGACAGTTCGGCCAACTTCGCCAAATTGGCCGAAGAACTGGGCGTAAAAGCTCACGTGGTCTCCATGGACCTATCGCAGTCGCCCTTCAGGGGGCTTTCGGATTACGAGAAGGGATACGTAAAGGAAGGAGTAGGGGCTGGCGGTGCTTTATGGTATGCTAATTACTTGGGAGTCCCCCTAGAAAGGGTCCTAAGAAGAGCGGAACAGATATACGGAGATTTAATGGAAGGCATGACATCATGA
- a CDS encoding threonine ammonia-lyase, whose translation MIWPKATDILLAAQFLREKVRHTPIEKSLDLSDIAGGSVYLKWENLQPCGSFKIRGALNKMFHMSEEERERGVVTASSGNHAQGVAIAARMLNVKAVIFVPGVCPANKQRAIKRLGGDVVDLRVVGHLYDDAEQAARQLARSEGLTYVSSYEDHHIICGAGTVGLEMLLDVPDLDMLVVPAGGGGLISGIATIAKALSPGIRIVGVQSVASMPWVVSWQSGRVIDVTYSDSLADGLTGSIPQSLLDLARVRVDDFMAVTEDDIAKAIAFLHRRHHQIVEGAGAVGVAALLSGRVSAKGRRVGVVISGGNIDHEVLMNILEKVTL comes from the coding sequence ATGATCTGGCCAAAGGCTACGGATATATTGTTGGCTGCGCAATTTTTAAGGGAAAAGGTTAGGCATACTCCAATTGAGAAATCCCTGGATTTGAGCGACATAGCTGGCGGTTCTGTCTATTTGAAGTGGGAGAACCTGCAGCCCTGCGGTTCCTTTAAGATAAGGGGAGCTCTCAATAAGATGTTTCATATGTCCGAGGAAGAGCGCGAGCGGGGAGTGGTTACGGCTTCTAGCGGCAATCATGCGCAGGGCGTTGCCATAGCTGCAAGGATGCTCAACGTCAAGGCCGTGATCTTCGTACCTGGCGTGTGCCCCGCGAACAAACAGAGGGCTATCAAGCGCTTGGGAGGCGATGTCGTAGACCTTCGTGTCGTAGGGCACCTCTACGACGATGCCGAACAGGCCGCCAGACAGCTGGCAAGGAGTGAAGGGCTGACTTATGTGTCTTCCTACGAAGATCACCATATAATCTGTGGTGCAGGAACGGTGGGGCTGGAGATGTTGCTCGATGTGCCGGACCTCGATATGCTGGTGGTTCCCGCCGGAGGGGGAGGGTTGATTTCCGGCATAGCCACGATCGCCAAGGCCCTATCTCCCGGTATCAGGATTGTAGGGGTGCAGTCAGTGGCCTCCATGCCGTGGGTGGTCTCATGGCAATCGGGCAGGGTCATAGATGTTACTTACTCGGACTCCCTTGCCGATGGTCTCACCGGTTCCATCCCTCAATCCCTGTTGGATTTGGCCAGGGTCAGGGTGGACGATTTCATGGCCGTTACGGAAGACGATATAGCCAAGGCCATAGCCTTTCTTCACCGCAGGCATCATCAAATCGTAGAGGGTGCCGGCGCCGTGGGTGTTGCGGCCTTGCTGTCGGGTCGTGTTTCTGCTAAAGGGCGACGTGTCGGCGTGGTTATATCGGGTGGCAATATTGACCATGAGGTCCTGATGAATATACTGGAGAAAGTCACCCTTTAA
- the larC gene encoding nickel pincer cofactor biosynthesis protein LarC: MIVFEPHLSGVSGDMLLGALVDLGGDFSLLERFAHVKDVEGLAGISIRKERVKKRAIASTRVEIELDEHFHARHGHEMFDILDRTSKEVGASSWARQKAKEAVLCLLEAEARVHGEDVDEVHLHEAGSFDTIIDCLGYFMLLESLGAQKVFSTPVCVGSGTVNTCHGLLPVPVPAVTAIASDKGIPLVGSMAEGEVATPTGVSLLAVSADFCKALPSMVPQKVGYGAGSRDFEVANVLRATLVEDKSFEETVLIETTMDDITGEEIGYAIGKLQELSMEVHLLQGLGKKNRPVFVLRLLVDAGKIDQAVKALFEHTTTIGVRYWPVSRVKMDRSIKEIPHGEGFVRVKVSRHGDLQKEKIDFDDLPYGDQK, translated from the coding sequence ATGATAGTGTTTGAACCTCACCTATCGGGAGTAAGCGGAGACATGCTTTTGGGTGCACTTGTGGACTTGGGCGGGGATTTTTCTTTGCTTGAGCGCTTCGCGCATGTGAAAGATGTCGAAGGGCTTGCGGGCATATCTATCAGAAAAGAAAGGGTAAAAAAGAGGGCCATAGCGTCCACGAGGGTAGAGATAGAGCTCGACGAACACTTTCATGCTAGGCACGGACACGAGATGTTCGACATCTTAGATCGAACGTCAAAGGAGGTAGGCGCCTCAAGCTGGGCCAGGCAAAAGGCAAAAGAAGCGGTCTTATGCCTGCTCGAAGCCGAGGCGAGGGTACACGGTGAGGATGTTGATGAGGTTCATCTGCACGAGGCGGGAAGTTTCGATACCATCATAGACTGCTTGGGGTACTTTATGCTCCTTGAAAGCCTTGGAGCCCAAAAGGTGTTTTCCACCCCCGTTTGTGTCGGAAGCGGAACCGTAAATACCTGTCACGGCCTTCTTCCCGTGCCCGTTCCTGCCGTGACTGCCATCGCATCCGATAAGGGGATTCCCTTAGTCGGAAGCATGGCAGAAGGGGAGGTGGCGACGCCTACGGGGGTGTCCCTTCTTGCCGTATCCGCTGATTTTTGCAAGGCCCTTCCGTCCATGGTGCCGCAAAAGGTCGGATATGGTGCCGGAAGCAGGGACTTTGAGGTGGCAAACGTCTTGAGGGCCACCCTCGTCGAAGATAAGAGCTTTGAGGAGACGGTCCTGATCGAGACCACCATGGATGATATAACGGGCGAAGAGATCGGTTATGCCATAGGGAAGCTGCAGGAGTTATCAATGGAGGTTCATCTGCTTCAGGGATTGGGCAAAAAGAACAGGCCCGTGTTTGTGCTAAGGCTTTTAGTGGATGCCGGAAAAATTGATCAGGCAGTTAAGGCTTTGTTCGAACATACCACTACGATCGGGGTAAGGTACTGGCCGGTCTCCAGGGTGAAAATGGATCGATCCATTAAGGAAATACCGCACGGTGAGGGCTTCGTGCGGGTCAAGGTCTCGCGCCACGGAGACCTTCAAAAGGAGAAGATAGACTTCGACGATTTGCCGTACGGCGACCAAAAGTAG
- a CDS encoding HD-GYP domain-containing protein has translation MKLVSSDKLKAGMVVARPIISDTGTLLLNSGITLNERLIELIKRRGIPFLYIKDERVDVKAEPLISPEDMARATHTIKKAFEAALQNNVKRSLPFDLEDIKNLVFNIVDVILKQNDLVVHLIDIKNADSYTFQHSLQVMTISLMIGKKMNLTKSQLHNLGMGAVLHDIGKVAIPKNILNKEGPLTPDEVEILKAHPRIGFELLQDNSKVWPTAKAVVLQHHEKWNGTGYPKGLAGEEIHLYSRIAAPVNVYDALVSKRPYTKSLPPHEAYAYVRENMGVLFDPEVCKQFLDIVAPYPIGTWVRLSSGYTGLVVSVKQGMVQYPDVTVFYDENMKPLKEPVTISLAENAILSIQEVVEEPTP, from the coding sequence ATGAAGCTGGTAAGTTCCGATAAACTTAAAGCAGGAATGGTGGTCGCAAGGCCAATAATTTCCGACACGGGTACCCTTCTTTTAAACAGCGGCATCACCCTCAACGAGCGGCTAATAGAGCTGATCAAAAGGAGGGGCATCCCCTTTTTGTACATAAAGGACGAGAGGGTAGACGTAAAAGCAGAGCCCCTCATATCTCCCGAGGACATGGCGAGGGCAACACATACGATAAAGAAGGCCTTTGAGGCAGCATTGCAAAATAACGTCAAAAGATCTCTACCCTTCGACCTCGAGGACATTAAAAACCTGGTCTTTAATATCGTCGACGTGATACTGAAACAAAACGATCTGGTGGTCCACCTCATCGACATCAAGAACGCCGATTCCTACACCTTCCAGCACAGCCTTCAGGTCATGACGATATCATTGATGATCGGGAAAAAAATGAATTTGACGAAGAGCCAGCTTCATAACCTTGGTATGGGCGCAGTCCTGCACGACATAGGAAAGGTCGCAATCCCGAAAAATATTTTGAACAAAGAAGGGCCATTAACTCCTGACGAGGTGGAAATATTAAAGGCGCACCCTCGCATCGGTTTTGAGCTGTTGCAGGACAACTCCAAAGTCTGGCCGACCGCCAAGGCAGTCGTGTTACAGCACCACGAGAAGTGGAACGGCACGGGCTATCCTAAAGGCTTGGCCGGAGAGGAAATACATCTGTACTCCCGAATAGCCGCCCCTGTGAACGTCTACGACGCATTGGTATCGAAAAGGCCATACACGAAGTCGCTTCCTCCCCATGAGGCTTACGCCTATGTCAGAGAAAACATGGGGGTATTATTCGATCCCGAGGTATGTAAGCAATTTCTCGATATAGTGGCGCCATACCCGATCGGAACATGGGTGAGGCTGTCCAGTGGTTATACCGGACTGGTGGTATCGGTCAAGCAGGGGATGGTGCAATATCCCGATGTTACCGTGTTTTACGATGAGAACATGAAGCCCCTTAAGGAACCGGTAACCATATCGTTGGCAGAGAACGCTATCCTGTCCATACAAGAGGTAGTCGAAGAGCCAACCCCATGA
- a CDS encoding ABC transporter substrate-binding protein, translating into MRKRLALLLVAAVCLSVAFLVSGAVAQEPKYGGVLRWREVSDPPKLDPAMSTDTSSSRNVYLMFDMLVDNDPDGKRIVPRLAESWEASPDGKTWTFHLRKGVKFHRESMGKPTLNGGREVKAQDWKYSFERLVKVNSPRAYFIDMVKGYKDFVDGKAKEWTGIKVIDDYTLQFDLDYPFSPFLSVLAYNTFVVVPKEDAEKWGKEFNFHPVGTGAFILQRWDHDQRLVYKKNPDYWKKDSAGRQLPYLDGVEVVIIPDNTIAYEEFKKGNIDVLPAPPDEYYEEIKAKYPHLLQERPELGTYYYGFNNAKPPFKDNLKLRQAFNYAVDRQAINELVIHGRYFPAKGILPPGMPGYNPNLKGYEYDPKKAKQLLAEAGYPKGITVDLNVNNDPRHTLISEAIQAQLKQVGININIKVLDWGVHLDLCERGETHMFRMGWVADYADPDNFLYVLLHSSNHGSKGNYSFYSNPKVDELLAQARVETNWDKRMKLYQEAEQIIVNDAPWLFLFHYTTSLLAQERLKNVHLPAFGDYSTPLDVVWIAK; encoded by the coding sequence ATGAGAAAGCGGTTAGCGTTGTTGTTGGTAGCCGCAGTCTGTCTTTCGGTGGCCTTCTTGGTTTCGGGGGCCGTGGCTCAGGAACCCAAGTATGGTGGCGTATTAAGGTGGCGTGAGGTCAGCGATCCGCCGAAACTCGACCCAGCAATGTCGACGGATACTAGTTCTTCTAGAAATGTATATCTTATGTTCGACATGCTGGTCGATAATGATCCCGACGGCAAAAGGATCGTTCCTAGACTGGCTGAAAGTTGGGAAGCCAGTCCCGACGGCAAAACTTGGACGTTTCACCTAAGGAAGGGTGTCAAATTCCACAGGGAATCGATGGGCAAACCGACCTTGAACGGCGGACGCGAGGTAAAGGCTCAAGATTGGAAGTACTCCTTCGAGAGACTGGTTAAGGTCAATTCTCCCCGTGCTTATTTCATCGACATGGTAAAGGGGTACAAAGACTTCGTGGACGGCAAGGCCAAGGAGTGGACGGGCATCAAGGTCATAGACGATTACACCCTCCAGTTCGATCTGGATTACCCCTTTTCTCCCTTTTTAAGCGTTCTGGCATACAATACCTTTGTGGTCGTACCTAAAGAGGATGCAGAAAAATGGGGAAAGGAGTTTAACTTCCATCCTGTCGGCACCGGAGCTTTTATACTTCAACGCTGGGATCACGATCAACGACTAGTATACAAGAAAAACCCTGATTATTGGAAGAAGGACTCTGCCGGCAGACAACTTCCCTATCTTGACGGCGTGGAGGTCGTCATAATTCCGGACAACACCATAGCTTACGAAGAGTTTAAAAAAGGAAACATAGACGTCCTTCCTGCACCCCCTGATGAGTATTACGAGGAAATAAAGGCCAAATATCCACATCTTCTCCAAGAACGTCCTGAGCTTGGGACATATTATTATGGCTTCAACAATGCCAAACCTCCCTTTAAGGACAACCTAAAGCTAAGACAGGCTTTCAACTATGCCGTTGACAGGCAGGCCATAAACGAGCTAGTCATACATGGCCGTTATTTTCCGGCCAAGGGTATCCTTCCGCCGGGAATGCCCGGATACAACCCTAACCTGAAGGGATATGAATACGATCCCAAGAAAGCAAAGCAATTGCTGGCGGAGGCAGGATACCCCAAGGGAATAACCGTAGACTTGAACGTCAACAACGATCCTCGACATACCCTCATATCGGAGGCAATCCAGGCACAGCTGAAGCAAGTTGGCATCAACATCAACATAAAGGTCTTAGACTGGGGAGTGCATTTGGATTTGTGTGAGCGTGGTGAGACCCATATGTTTAGGATGGGATGGGTTGCCGATTATGCCGATCCGGATAACTTCCTTTACGTCCTATTGCACTCCTCCAACCATGGATCCAAGGGGAATTACTCGTTCTACAGCAATCCAAAGGTAGATGAGCTACTTGCCCAGGCGCGAGTCGAGACAAATTGGGACAAGAGAATGAAGCTCTACCAGGAGGCTGAGCAGATTATTGTTAACGATGCGCCTTGGTTGTTCTTGTTCCATTACACTACCAGCTTACTTGCCCAAGAACGGCTGAAGAACGTGCACCTTCCGGCCTTTGGAGACTACAGCACTCCGCTTGACGTGGTTTGGATCGCGAAATAA
- a CDS encoding AsmA family protein has translation MLKIRLQGKFIKILAVLICILVLYFGFAAMELWKQRGDLGASFVAQQFQNAVKASTGADLLFASFSGNPFTGFVAKDVKFKLDDRTLDLAESISIRFSLKSLITGKPSIGNITVSSAKVATDDFVKLLDLFSANDEAKRKISVDEVALNDVQIFGKRRIHIESAHLKLKSSPMAFDLRGKVDLLGLYAKGNLLITDGHAYLRDCAIQTGHGGRLSLEGEIAPSFELEGNLRNVSTDEIVAILPKFASAKPKGNISGRAKFTSNEGRLKVEGHFDVPSGEIVGIPINDASFFLVYADKVLDVKVLQDRSFDSDLAGKIVVRFNPTRLMLQLNSKEASIESWKKRFNWLSSLNGVVKDVTLSLEGPPKELSGKVAFKSSSLKALDYTLSNAEVIAEISSNAIGFKGKGIWQDMPIKLQGTTSKGDSLELNALIEAKDVDANRLKSFVKLDEAIELQGRLDVSLKLQGKPDRHDISGAVQSGNLKINGTELKDLKADFESKKDRSLVISSLRAKVYDALLNGKGSISLTSSEAVIDISGALANLDAGRIIDEGEPRISGNLTAKWQVLKKGGAMLVSAHVEAPVLKVGDLLALSDLSADLKSADDGFDISGQGSMLSGKVDFSGRMRRINKIPSVDISGRFDDVRLSSKRFPLEGSLNGPFHIMGQGGKFTLSTSFASDKVEMKGIPLKGLKGQIEVDGSHMVIKSLSFGLYDGQVELAGTMQKDSLDLEGNFNAVNLAHLPLPPEWFSQGMTAGTVSIKGSLDHPQIAAKGIIREAAIDGFSFERVNFSAKSDLTNFEVEEIEAYDQGGVLKAKLRGLFRPRPSFEFEIHGDNIPADLLACAFSYNLKGSFKGMTHLHLSGSYDNGLKLHGEVKAGKLSLLGIELEDLNVPIRLSNDACQIDTLKANISGGTLQMRVNAKRSKPLRWEAAISAKNIPLEPLVCGILGNSFAAKGNATISLDLKGEGTRSVNVSGLGKMEITDGQIAGLRETNNKVLKDLGLDSFKFQRFSLDFNVNGPSFYILPGSMITSMPNDSLYRYISFDGVITTGGKIDLYCLGNINVKALNALTQALKRVATLENPSEQRVAQNLLEGFIGGYSAKDFKDISLRVNGTWPSLTLAQLRVDEPLTSKNSSPRFVDDDEDEKSIRLFFTFPTGKGKSPNYDFGDQFISQLLQGLLGQLFSPDTQANEKKGTFTTADDLKVEH, from the coding sequence ATGTTGAAAATCAGGCTTCAGGGAAAATTCATTAAAATACTTGCTGTCCTTATTTGCATTCTAGTGCTTTATTTTGGCTTCGCTGCTATGGAATTGTGGAAACAAAGGGGCGACTTGGGGGCATCCTTCGTTGCCCAGCAATTTCAAAACGCAGTCAAAGCTTCAACAGGCGCAGATCTTCTTTTTGCGTCATTTTCCGGAAACCCCTTCACGGGTTTCGTGGCCAAGGACGTAAAATTTAAGCTGGACGACAGGACGCTCGATCTGGCTGAGTCCATAAGCATAAGGTTTTCGCTTAAATCTTTGATAACCGGAAAGCCCTCGATAGGCAACATCACGGTAAGCTCCGCAAAGGTCGCCACCGACGATTTCGTCAAGTTGCTTGACTTGTTTTCCGCAAACGATGAAGCCAAGCGAAAGATATCGGTCGACGAAGTGGCTTTAAACGACGTGCAGATATTTGGCAAAAGAAGGATTCACATCGAAAGTGCACATCTTAAGCTGAAAAGTAGCCCGATGGCCTTCGACCTTCGAGGTAAGGTCGACTTATTGGGTTTATATGCCAAGGGTAATCTCCTAATTACTGATGGACATGCATACTTGAGGGACTGCGCAATTCAGACCGGGCACGGAGGCAGGCTTTCCTTGGAGGGGGAAATAGCTCCGTCGTTTGAATTAGAGGGAAACCTTAGAAATGTAAGCACTGACGAAATAGTGGCCATACTTCCCAAGTTCGCTTCAGCCAAACCCAAGGGCAACATCTCAGGACGAGCAAAGTTCACCTCAAACGAAGGACGCCTTAAAGTAGAGGGACATTTCGACGTACCCTCAGGAGAAATCGTGGGCATTCCGATAAATGACGCCTCATTTTTTCTGGTCTATGCCGATAAAGTCCTTGACGTTAAGGTGCTTCAAGATCGCTCCTTCGATTCCGACTTGGCGGGAAAGATTGTGGTGCGCTTTAACCCCACAAGGCTAATGCTGCAATTGAACTCCAAGGAGGCATCGATAGAGTCGTGGAAAAAACGCTTCAACTGGCTTTCTTCCCTCAATGGAGTCGTTAAAGATGTCACCCTGTCCTTGGAAGGCCCGCCCAAGGAGTTGTCCGGCAAGGTTGCCTTTAAATCTTCGAGCCTGAAAGCATTAGACTACACCTTGTCAAATGCCGAAGTCATAGCCGAGATCTCGAGCAATGCCATCGGTTTTAAAGGGAAGGGCATCTGGCAGGATATGCCCATAAAGCTTCAGGGAACGACCTCGAAGGGTGATTCGTTAGAACTCAACGCCCTGATAGAGGCCAAGGATGTGGACGCAAACAGGCTTAAAAGCTTCGTCAAGCTTGATGAGGCCATTGAGCTGCAGGGACGCCTCGACGTGTCTTTAAAGCTACAGGGCAAGCCCGATAGACATGACATAAGCGGCGCCGTGCAGTCCGGCAACCTGAAGATCAATGGCACCGAATTAAAGGACCTCAAGGCCGATTTTGAATCGAAAAAGGATAGATCCCTGGTCATATCGTCTTTGCGGGCAAAGGTATATGATGCACTACTAAATGGCAAGGGCAGCATCAGCCTTACATCCTCCGAAGCGGTCATAGATATATCCGGCGCCCTTGCAAATTTGGATGCGGGCAGGATCATCGATGAAGGAGAGCCAAGGATCTCCGGAAACCTGACGGCAAAATGGCAAGTGCTAAAAAAGGGTGGCGCCATGCTCGTGTCTGCACACGTCGAAGCCCCGGTACTCAAGGTTGGTGATCTTTTGGCTTTAAGTGACTTATCGGCCGACTTAAAGTCTGCCGACGATGGCTTTGACATCTCGGGCCAAGGCAGTATGCTTTCGGGCAAGGTCGACTTTTCCGGAAGGATGAGGAGGATCAACAAGATCCCCTCCGTGGACATATCCGGAAGATTTGACGACGTGAGGCTTTCGTCAAAAAGATTTCCGCTGGAAGGGTCGCTAAACGGGCCGTTTCACATAATGGGACAAGGGGGAAAGTTTACGCTTTCAACAAGCTTTGCAAGCGATAAGGTTGAGATGAAAGGCATCCCGCTGAAAGGCCTAAAGGGTCAAATCGAGGTAGATGGCTCCCATATGGTCATAAAGTCGCTATCCTTTGGCCTCTACGACGGGCAAGTGGAATTAGCGGGAACCATGCAGAAGGATTCCCTGGATCTGGAAGGAAATTTCAACGCCGTAAACCTGGCACACCTTCCCCTTCCTCCTGAATGGTTTTCCCAAGGTATGACCGCCGGGACGGTAAGTATAAAGGGCAGCTTAGATCATCCTCAAATAGCAGCGAAGGGCATCATCAGGGAGGCGGCGATTGACGGTTTTTCCTTTGAGAGGGTCAATTTTTCGGCAAAAAGCGATTTGACCAATTTCGAGGTGGAAGAAATAGAGGCATACGATCAGGGAGGAGTTTTAAAGGCAAAGCTTCGAGGCCTTTTCCGACCCCGGCCAAGTTTTGAATTTGAGATACATGGAGACAACATACCGGCAGATTTGCTGGCATGTGCCTTTTCTTACAATCTAAAAGGCAGTTTTAAGGGCATGACCCACTTGCATCTTTCCGGCAGTTACGACAACGGCTTAAAATTGCATGGCGAAGTTAAGGCAGGCAAATTATCTCTTCTTGGCATCGAGCTCGAAGATCTAAATGTGCCCATACGTTTATCGAACGATGCATGCCAGATCGACACGCTGAAGGCAAACATATCGGGCGGAACGTTACAGATGCGCGTTAACGCCAAGAGGAGCAAGCCGCTGCGTTGGGAGGCGGCAATTTCCGCAAAAAATATCCCCCTCGAACCCCTGGTTTGCGGCATCCTGGGAAATTCCTTTGCAGCAAAGGGCAATGCGACCATTTCGCTCGACCTCAAAGGCGAGGGCACAAGATCGGTAAACGTCTCAGGCTTGGGCAAGATGGAAATTACCGACGGCCAGATCGCTGGGCTTCGAGAGACAAACAATAAGGTATTAAAAGACCTGGGCCTGGACAGTTTCAAGTTTCAGCGATTCTCCCTGGATTTCAACGTCAACGGACCTTCTTTCTACATTTTACCGGGAAGCATGATAACGTCCATGCCCAATGACTCCCTGTACCGATATATATCCTTTGACGGCGTCATAACCACGGGCGGCAAAATAGATCTGTACTGCCTCGGAAATATAAACGTGAAGGCGCTGAACGCCCTGACACAGGCGTTAAAGAGGGTAGCTACCCTGGAAAATCCGTCGGAACAAAGGGTGGCACAAAACTTGCTCGAGGGCTTCATTGGCGGTTACTCTGCAAAGGACTTCAAGGACATATCATTACGCGTGAACGGCACATGGCCTTCTTTGACACTTGCACAATTGCGCGTGGACGAACCCTTGACGAGCAAGAATTCCTCTCCCCGTTTTGTGGACGATGACGAGGATGAAAAAAGCATCAGGCTCTTTTTTACCTTCCCGACCGGCAAGGGTAAATCTCCTAACTATGACTTCGGGGATCAGTTCATATCGCAATTGCTGCAGGGGCTTTTAGGCCAACTCTTCTCCCCCGATACACAGGCAAACGAAAAGAAGGGCACTTTCACGACGGCCGATGATTTAAAGGTGGAACACTAA
- the larE gene encoding ATP-dependent sacrificial sulfur transferase LarE, producing the protein MSKWVCLLDYISNFSNTVVLLSGGTDSSFLTYACTKAKTNVIAVTFSSMLVSKEEVDAASKVARAFGVPHHIIDSDDLNVTEIRQNHPRRCYFCRRHRDELVKSWLKNLEPEKFVVMDGVTASDVGEYRPGLEAAEEDGVLHPLKEVGLEKWEIRRLAQEFGLPFWDKPSSPCLATRFPYLTTLDEDEIARIAEAESCLMSMGLSNVRVRSYHSGVAVVEVAPDDMEKAWALKDNIKNALFSVGFSVVALDLDGHKSGKMDLLMGGVRHDSV; encoded by the coding sequence ATGTCTAAATGGGTTTGTTTATTGGATTACATAAGCAATTTCAGCAACACCGTCGTATTGTTATCGGGTGGCACGGATAGCTCCTTTTTAACCTACGCCTGCACTAAGGCCAAGACCAACGTAATAGCCGTAACTTTTTCCTCCATGCTGGTTTCCAAGGAAGAGGTGGATGCTGCATCAAAGGTCGCAAGGGCCTTCGGCGTACCCCATCACATAATCGATTCTGACGACTTGAATGTGACGGAGATAAGGCAAAACCATCCGAGGCGATGCTATTTTTGCAGAAGGCACAGGGACGAGTTGGTGAAAAGTTGGCTCAAGAATTTAGAGCCTGAAAAGTTCGTAGTAATGGACGGTGTAACGGCCTCAGATGTGGGCGAATACAGGCCGGGCCTAGAGGCAGCGGAAGAAGACGGGGTTTTACACCCCTTGAAGGAGGTTGGCCTTGAAAAATGGGAGATAAGGAGATTGGCCCAGGAGTTCGGACTGCCCTTTTGGGATAAACCCTCATCGCCCTGTTTGGCCACCAGGTTTCCATATCTTACGACGTTGGACGAAGATGAGATAGCCAGGATAGCGGAAGCGGAAAGCTGTTTGATGTCTATGGGGCTCAGCAACGTGCGCGTCAGAAGTTACCATTCCGGTGTGGCCGTAGTTGAGGTAGCGCCGGACGATATGGAAAAGGCGTGGGCATTGAAGGATAATATTAAAAATGCGTTATTCAGTGTGGGCTTTTCTGTAGTCGCGCTTGACCTTGATGGCCATAAAAGCGGCAAAATGGATCTTTTAATGGGAGGCGTTAGGCATGATAGTGTTTGA
- the cobU gene encoding bifunctional adenosylcobinamide kinase/adenosylcobinamide-phosphate guanylyltransferase, with protein sequence MRLTLVLGGARSGKSSFAKKLMEGYKGPVTFFATARAKDEEMKRRISLHKKERPASWDTWEGNPGDLIEHLNAVKGAALIDCLTTWLSEFMFDRCDMENLSEDDWDEVQGELLSNVEMLCKTKGPELLVVVSNEIGSGVVPASLMGRRFRDLQGRANQITALYADDVVMMIAGLPLWLKGGMPSS encoded by the coding sequence ATGAGGTTAACGCTTGTACTTGGCGGAGCAAGGAGCGGCAAGAGCAGCTTCGCAAAGAAGCTTATGGAGGGCTACAAAGGCCCGGTGACCTTTTTTGCAACAGCGCGCGCTAAGGATGAAGAGATGAAGCGACGCATATCGCTACACAAAAAGGAAAGGCCGGCATCGTGGGATACCTGGGAGGGAAACCCCGGCGATCTGATAGAACATCTAAATGCAGTAAAGGGGGCTGCTCTGATTGATTGCCTTACTACATGGCTGTCAGAATTCATGTTCGATAGATGCGACATGGAGAATCTGTCGGAAGATGATTGGGATGAGGTGCAAGGAGAGCTTCTCTCAAACGTCGAGATGCTATGTAAGACAAAGGGGCCTGAACTTTTGGTCGTGGTGAGTAACGAGATCGGCAGTGGGGTAGTACCTGCATCGTTAATGGGACGGAGGTTCAGAGACCTCCAGGGAAGGGCTAACCAGATAACAGCGCTTTATGCCGATGACGTAGTCATGATGATAGCAGGGCTTCCGTTATGGTTAAAGGGAGGAATGCCATCTAGCTAA